The following nucleotide sequence is from Flavimarina sp. Hel_I_48.
AAAGGTCATCCCTCAAATGGAAGCAATGACTGATGAAGATATGGAAAGTCATCTTTTTTATGGGCCTGTGCTTAATTTCCCGAAAGATTTTAGCGCTGCCGAAAAAGAAAGAATAAGCGGTCAGTTTGAAGAAATGATAAGCCAAAAGGTGATTCCCGCTTATCAGGAAATGCACGATTTCCTGAAATCAGAATATTTGCCCAAAGGAAGGGAAAGTAGCGGAATTAGTGATATTCCTGGTGGTGCCGATTATTATGACCATCAGATAAAACTTTATACCACCACAGAAATGAGCGCAGATCAAATTCATCAACTAGGTCTTGATGAAGTGGAGCGTATTTCTTCAGAAATGGAAAAAGTGAAGGAACAGGTCGGCTTCGAAGGTGATTTGATTGCCTTTTTTAACGATGTTCGGGAAAATAAAAAATTAATGCCTTATAAAAGTCCGAAAGAAATTATTTCCCATTTCAATGAAATCAAAAGTACCGTAGAACCCAACCTGGACAAACTTTTCAGCATTAAACCTAAAACCGCTTTCGAAGTACGTCGTACGGAAGAATTCAGGGAAAATTCTGCGAGTGCAGAGTACAACCCTGGTTCGCTTGATGGTACGCGCCCTGGTATTTTTTACGTTCCGGTACCAGACGCCGCCGCTTATAATGTATATGGCGATGAGTCTTTATTTTTACACGAAGCGATCCCAGGCCATCACTATCAAGTCTCGCTTACACAGGAAAGCACCACCTTACCAGAATTTAGAAAAACCCTTTGGTACAGTGGCTATGGTGAAGGCTGGGCATTATACTCAGAATCTTTGGGCAAAGAACTCGGTCTTTATACAGATCCCTATCAGTATTTTGGTATGCTGGGAGCAGAAATGCACCGTGCCGTGCGACTTGTAGTTGATACGGGATTGCATAGCAAAGGCTGGTCGCGCGAGAAAGCGATACAGTATTCCCTTGATCACGAAGCAGAATCCAGAGCCAGCGTTACTGCTGAAATTGAGCGTTATATGGCGAATCCAGGCCAAGCGCTTTCTTATAAAATTGGCCAACTTAAGATTCAGGAATTGCGCGATCGTGCAAAGGAAAAGTTGGGTGCAGCTTTTGATATTCGGGAGTACCATACACAGGTTTTGGAAACTGGTGGTATCCCTTTGGCGTTGTTAGAAGAAAAAATAGACAAGTGGATTGATGAAGGCAAACATTAGTGGAATAGCCGGAAAGTTTCCTAAACCAGACCTAATCCATATTAACAAAAACTGAATTGCTCGATTTTTGGGCTGTTTTTTCGCCTATTTAATCGCTTTTGGACGTTACCCTGCGGGGTCGGGCTTTACGTTGCAATCTTTTTATTCGTCCCTCACAAAAAGGCCTCCTTCCCGGAGGGGCATGCAAAGTCACTACAATCCCTAACGCAAAACACATTTCAAACTAGGGCCGCTTTTTTGAATGTTACGATAGGTATAGAACTTACTTCTGGTTCCCGCAGCATAAAGCCCTCCCCCCTTTCGAGAAGTGCGGGAATGGTTTTACTCCAGCCGCACGCTGCGAACAGATAGATCATGTTGCCGTTGCTGTTCTTGTTCGTTCAGATATGGACCTATTGAAAACTGGAGCGCTTCCGCATGCTCCAGTACAAAATTTCCTGAATTTGTGTGTTCAAAATAATAAGGCAAAAAACCAGGATAAGGCCGCGGCAAAGTCACGGTCTTAACCGGTTTTAGATCACTTAAAGTAATCGTGTACTCTTCTTTTCCCTCAGAAAGTGTGATGGTCTTGCCGTACGCGGCACCATTTTTTAACAGCAGCGCCACTTGCAGTTTTTCGGGTTTTTCAGATAAAGATTTCGCCTTTATAATCAGTTTCTCTTTTCCTTTTAGCAGTTCTTGCTGCTTTTCGACCTTCTTATTAAAATTATATAGAAACGAATAATCGTAGATAGAATCACCATTTTTGGTCAGGGTTTCCTCATTTACGAGTTTTTTGATACGGAATACATATTCTGCTTCGCCCGGCACATTGGTAGGTACCAACTCATTTTCTGGCTGCCAACCCCTAACGAGATTTTTAGAATCCTGTGCAGCGTTAAAGAGGTAAACGGCCCCTAAATTATCGCGTACGGGTATTTCGTAAGTGTCTTTCGCATAAAAATCCCAATCGCCCGGTGACCCTTTAACGCCTGCCGGAAATGTGTAAGTCCCTTCTGCGGTCTGCACAATGATCCTATACTTTAAAAACCCAGGTCTTAGCACTTCCGCAGGGACTTTTGCCGAATATGAATATCCTTTTTCATTGTTCAGATCTATGGCTTTGTACATATTCCCATTTTGCAGATAAGCCTCTACCCTATTTATTTTGTATTTGGAAACCATGGTTGCAGATATCTCAAAATTTACCGTATCATGAATCATTCTTGCTGGTTCGTGATGCACGTAGGTTTGATTTACATTGGTTTTTGGTGCGGTAAATTCATGAAGTTCCAAATTGCCTATCATCTTTTTTTTATCGCTGTCATAATTGGTATTTTCTGCCTGTAATAAATATGTTCCCGGTAGGATTTCAAAGCTGTTTCCTGAAATTTCAGGGTTAAAATCGTTTCCTTCATTTAGGGCATTAATGCTGAATTTTTGACCTAAATCGGGCAATTTCACCTGCATTTGCCTTGTTTTCCATTTTATTACGGCCACTTTCTTCTCAACGCTATTACTGCCAAAGGGATTGCCTAACATAATGGCATCGGGCAGTACTTCCAAGCGCCAAAGGCCGTTTTCGAGCTTATCTAAAAAGTATGCCCCCGTACCGGAATAAACAACAACTTTAGAATCTCCAAAACCGGCTAAATGTTGCAGTTTTCTGGGCGATTTTAGGTCGAATTCATTTGAATTTGTATAAATAAACTCTTCTTCGGTATTGTATATAGACAGATTTTTATCATAACTGATGGAGAAATCTCCAAATTCCAAATTGGTGGGAAACGTGCCATAATCACTATCCATGGGGATTTCATGAAAAATCCGGGAAGCGATCGCCAGCGCCAGCGCTTTTTGCGGCGTGTAGGCGAGGTTCATATAATGCGTATCATATTCTGTATTTGCAAAGGCCATAAAGGTGGGGTCGTAGGCAAACTGCGTGGCCAGCTGTATTCCCGCTTCGCGGAAACTGCGCGCCATGATAGGGTACGTATAATTTTTCAATACATCGGCAGAATCAAATTCATAGACAATCTTTGCCGCGTTGTGTTTTTTAATCACATCATCAAAAGGGATGGTGTATTCATTAACGTTGGGGACTAAATTCCCTTCCAGTTCTTTCCCAAAACCCAGCCCGGTAGGATACCATTGAAAAGTCCCACCCTGAATATCAGCATTAAAATAAGCCTCTTCAAGCGCAATACTGTGGCTTACATTATAAAAAATAGGTTTTTTGGTACCTGTGCTTCGCATGGCAGTGACCATTTTTTGAACAAAGTCTGTTACCTCTTCCGGTGTTCCGGTGTGGTGCGGCTCGTTGCTCACTTCAAAAGCGATCAGGTTGGGCTCGTTTTTATATGCTACGCCGGTATATTGATTTTTGTGGTCTAGAAACTGGGCCAGATAATTTTCCTGCGCCTTGATCGCACCAGGGTCTGTCAGGCTGTTTTCCTTACCATATTTGTTTGTAAAACCAGGCGTGTTTTCATCAGGTTCGGGCCAGCCATTTCCCCAGTACGCGATGGGCGTAATTACAAAATTAATGTCGCGTTCTTTAAGTTTTTTTATCAAATAATCAAAAAGCTCCAGATGCTCATTTTCGATCAAATTGCCCAGACTATCACTTATTTCGGTATCCCAAACGTGCACACGGTACAAGTCAAAACCCAGGCGTGCAAAGTGATACACATCGTTATCTATGGCCTGCTTTATATCTATATTCAATTTTTGCGCGGTACGATAGGCGTGGGCAAAGGGCACGGTATAATTGGTACCAAAACCATGTACCTCCTTTTTAGTGCCGCCCCAGCGCAGAACGCCTTTTTTATCGACAAAAACGTCCTGTTTTTCTGCCGCTTTCTGGGCAAAAACAGTGTTTGATTGATAAATACCGAAACAAATAAAAGCGAGGATTAAAAATGTTCTCATAAAAAAAGTTTCCTATTTAAAATTCAAAGTTCAAAAGTCTATTTAAATTACCGGAACAAAGGTTAAAAAGGATTAAACTTTTCTGAAATATTGAATGCTGAGATAGGAGTATGCCCACCGTATGTTCAAATTTAAGACAATGAAATCTTAACTTTGAACATGGGCAACCTTCAAACGTTCCCAA
It contains:
- a CDS encoding DUF885 domain-containing protein, with the protein product MIKKSLLVVTLIASCISCNTKSTDTTDTRAVSVKFDSILENYYEDGLKLNPINATTSGDMRFNDQFPNFLSENYRDSLKSYYERYQDAAQDIDKSALSATEQLSQKILLWECELNLETLTFDKDKYMPIDQMWSVNLFMGQLASGAGSQPFKTVQDYENWLNRVDGFLEWLNTAEANMRKGMEKGYVLPQSLIRKVIPQMEAMTDEDMESHLFYGPVLNFPKDFSAAEKERISGQFEEMISQKVIPAYQEMHDFLKSEYLPKGRESSGISDIPGGADYYDHQIKLYTTTEMSADQIHQLGLDEVERISSEMEKVKEQVGFEGDLIAFFNDVRENKKLMPYKSPKEIISHFNEIKSTVEPNLDKLFSIKPKTAFEVRRTEEFRENSASAEYNPGSLDGTRPGIFYVPVPDAAAYNVYGDESLFLHEAIPGHHYQVSLTQESTTLPEFRKTLWYSGYGEGWALYSESLGKELGLYTDPYQYFGMLGAEMHRAVRLVVDTGLHSKGWSREKAIQYSLDHEAESRASVTAEIERYMANPGQALSYKIGQLKIQELRDRAKEKLGAAFDIREYHTQVLETGGIPLALLEEKIDKWIDEGKH
- a CDS encoding cellulase family glycosylhydrolase produces the protein MRTFLILAFICFGIYQSNTVFAQKAAEKQDVFVDKKGVLRWGGTKKEVHGFGTNYTVPFAHAYRTAQKLNIDIKQAIDNDVYHFARLGFDLYRVHVWDTEISDSLGNLIENEHLELFDYLIKKLKERDINFVITPIAYWGNGWPEPDENTPGFTNKYGKENSLTDPGAIKAQENYLAQFLDHKNQYTGVAYKNEPNLIAFEVSNEPHHTGTPEEVTDFVQKMVTAMRSTGTKKPIFYNVSHSIALEEAYFNADIQGGTFQWYPTGLGFGKELEGNLVPNVNEYTIPFDDVIKKHNAAKIVYEFDSADVLKNYTYPIMARSFREAGIQLATQFAYDPTFMAFANTEYDTHYMNLAYTPQKALALAIASRIFHEIPMDSDYGTFPTNLEFGDFSISYDKNLSIYNTEEEFIYTNSNEFDLKSPRKLQHLAGFGDSKVVVYSGTGAYFLDKLENGLWRLEVLPDAIMLGNPFGSNSVEKKVAVIKWKTRQMQVKLPDLGQKFSINALNEGNDFNPEISGNSFEILPGTYLLQAENTNYDSDKKKMIGNLELHEFTAPKTNVNQTYVHHEPARMIHDTVNFEISATMVSKYKINRVEAYLQNGNMYKAIDLNNEKGYSYSAKVPAEVLRPGFLKYRIIVQTAEGTYTFPAGVKGSPGDWDFYAKDTYEIPVRDNLGAVYLFNAAQDSKNLVRGWQPENELVPTNVPGEAEYVFRIKKLVNEETLTKNGDSIYDYSFLYNFNKKVEKQQELLKGKEKLIIKAKSLSEKPEKLQVALLLKNGAAYGKTITLSEGKEEYTITLSDLKPVKTVTLPRPYPGFLPYYFEHTNSGNFVLEHAEALQFSIGPYLNEQEQQRQHDLSVRSVRLE